CCGCGCGGGTGCGGGTGACGTGTGGTCGTTCTACACGTTCCTCGCGCAGCCGGACGGCACGTTCACGGGACCGAAGCGCGCCTTCGACAGCCTGGTCGGCTGGGGCAAGACGAGCCAGATGAAGATCGTGAGCGGGAAGTTCAACTCCGACAGCCGCGACGACATCGCCGCCCTGTACACGTACGCCGACGGCGGTCTGGGCCTCCACACCTTCACCGCGAAGGACGACGGCACCTTCAACGCCTCCTTCCGCTCCTGGTACGTGACGAACCAGACGGGCGACTACTGGGGGTCGGGAGACCGGACGACGATCGTGAGCGGCGATTTCGACGGCAACGGCCGTGACGACATCGGAGCCCTGTACGACTACGCGGACGGCGCGGTCGGCCTGCACACCTTCACCACACGGACGGACGGCTGGTTCAACGCTCCCGTCGGCTCGTGGAAGGAGTACAACTGGGGTTCCGCCAAGAGCATGAAGCTGACCAGTGGCGACTTCGACGGTGACGGGCGCGACGACATCGCCTCCCTGTATAAGTACAGCGTCACCGCACCGGACCCGGTGCCGATGGCCGTGCACATCTTCGGCACGCAGGCGGACGGCAAGTTCTCCGCGCCGTTCCGCGGCTGGTACGGCACGACGTTCTCGCCGGACTCGATCCAGCTCCCGTAGTCCTGACGGGCGGGTGCCCCGGCCATGCGGTCGGGGCACCCGGAAGCCGACACTATGCTCCCCTGTCATGGTCATGAGCGGCGGAACCCAGGACGCGACGCAGGACATGGTCGAGCTCGCCTACCGGCCCACGCGGGCCGACATCCTCGCCGGCGTCCTCGTACGCGAACGCGTGCGCCGTCTCCACCTGGTCCGCTGGGGCCTCACGGCGCTGTTCGGGGCGGGTGCCCTGCTGACGCTGACCAGGGGGCGGACCTCCGCGGTGTCGTTCGTGCTGATCGTCTTCTGCGCCGTCGTGGTCTGGGCGATGCCCCGCCTCCAGGCCCATCACGCGCTGCGCACGGTCGAGTGGCAGGGCGAGTACCGCACCTCCGTGGGCGAGCCGGGGATCACGGCCGAGACCGCGCACGTGACGCTCCTCCAGCGCTGGTCGGTCTTCCGCGGCTACCGCGAGACCCGTGACCACCTGGTGCTGCTCAGCCGCGACCCGAACATCCTCCTCGTGGAGGTGCTGCCGCTGCGGGGGCTGCGCTCCCCGGAGGAAGCGGAGCGGCTGCGGGCGCTGGTGGGCCGACAGCTGCCCCGGCTCTGAGCCCGCATGGCCGCTGGGCCGTCCTGGCCGCCCGGGCGGAGCGCACCCGCCCGACGGGCAATCCATTCCCCCGTGGCGCACGTACCCCTGAACAGGAACCCCTGTGAACAGGACCCCCTGAGTCGGATGCCCGAGCACTCCGTGAAAGGAGGAGCGATCATGAATCCCCTGAAGCGCGCAGCCCTCGCGGTGGGCTCCGCCGTCCTTCTGGCGGGCGCCGCGGGCGTCTCGGCGGCCCCCGCCTTCGCCGGCCAGCCCAACCAGTCCTGCGAAGAGCAGCCCGTCCGCCCCGGCCAGTCCCGGACCGCCCCCGGTTCCGCCTTCAACCCCGACGGCGTCTCCGGCACCCACTACGCGGGCGAACAGCCCCAGAACTCCGTCAACCCCCACTCCGTCTCCCAGTACGACGTGGCCTGCTTCCAGGTCTCGACGCACTGACCTCCCCCGCCCGGAGCGGCGGAGACACCGCCGGTGCGCGGGACGGGCGCACCGGCGGTCGTCCTTCCTAGCGGGCCCCGGCCCCCGCGTACGCCGACGCCGATGCGGGCGTCCCGCCCGCGTGCTCCGTCGCCGCCACCGCGAGCGCCCGGATCAGCGGGTGCGGGACGGTGCCGTCGCCCGCCAGTTCCGGCTGGAAGAGGGTCGCCAGGAAGAAGGGGTGCGAGGGGAGTTCGGCGACGCGGATCCCGCCCTCCTCGTCCGCGCCCGTGAAGCGGAGGCCGTGGGCCCGGAGGGTGTCCAGGTGGCGGGTGTCGAAGCCGTAGTCGCAGTGGTACCGCTCCATCGTCCGCTCCGCGCCGAGCGCCTTCTCCGCGAGCGAGCCGCGAGTGACCCGTACGACCCCCTCGTGACCCACGAGCGA
The DNA window shown above is from Streptomyces vietnamensis and carries:
- a CDS encoding YcxB family protein, with the protein product MSGGTQDATQDMVELAYRPTRADILAGVLVRERVRRLHLVRWGLTALFGAGALLTLTRGRTSAVSFVLIVFCAVVVWAMPRLQAHHALRTVEWQGEYRTSVGEPGITAETAHVTLLQRWSVFRGYRETRDHLVLLSRDPNILLVEVLPLRGLRSPEEAERLRALVGRQLPRL